The region TCTTAATGATGGTGTTTCCATTCTTGATGCATAGTCAGGATGATGTTAAATTAAAGCAGATTAACATTGTAAAAACAAATTACCAAAACTCTAAAGACGGTGAAATTGTTAACAAAACAATGGTCTTTAAAGAGGGCAAACTTCAGACAATCACAACTTCAGATGTCGTACAGCATTTCTATTACAATAAAAACGGATTATTAGATATGACCGTTAAAGATAAAATAGGAAGTGACTGGAAAGAAGTAATTAATTACACTTATAACACTGATAATAATATTACCAAATTTGTCAAAAAATATCAGGAAGGGCCAAATTACATTACCAAAACCGTTTCGTTTGTTTATGAAGGAGCAAGGGTAAAAGTAACCACTAAAAAAAGCACTAATCATCAGAATTTAGTAGATGATATCGAATATTTGGTTGAAAACGGTATCATTGTAAGACGTACTTCTCGTGATAGAAATAAAGCTATCATTGGAAAATTAGAATACGTTTATGTAAACGATAACGTATCTAAACACAAAGGTTTAGTTGGAGATAAAATCTCTAAATCGTATACTTATGACGATAAAAAATCGGTAGATCAGTTAATTGTTCAGGGGCTTTTTGGTGATAATTACAGAGTAATTGTGCCTATGATTTCTTACCACGAAGACGAGTTTGAATTTGAATCTATTTCATACAATAATGAAATGAACTTTAGTCCATCATCAACAGCATTAGTTGCGGTAAGCAGAAAATACAAATACAACAAATTAAACTTTCCAATTTCCTGTTCCCAAATTGAAGAGAACGGAATTGTAAAAACGGAAAAAACGTTTATTTACGAGTAAACGTTTCATACTGAGAGACCAATTCAGATAAATGGAATTTTGTTGAGGTAAAACTTAACGAGGTTCCATTTTTTATTGCTTGTAAGCAGTATATAAATTTAAAAACGAAATTGTATAATTGATTGTAGCTTACAAATCATTAAATTTGCAGCTTATTCAAGATTATGTTAGAAAAAGAAGTTATAAATTTTGAGAGAACCGTAATTGTCGGTATTGTTACTCAAAATCAAAGTGAAGAGAAACTAAATGAATATTTAGACGAATTGGAGTTTTTGACGTTTACCGCAGGAGGTGAAGTGATTAAACGCTTTTCGCAAAAAATGGAACGCCCAAATCCAAAGACTTTTGTGGGTACAGGAAAAATTGATGACATTAATCTTTTTGTAAAAGAGAACAAAATATCGACTGTAATTTTTGATGATGAGCTTACGCCTTCTCAACAAAAAAATATTTCCAGAATTATTGATTGTAAGATTCTGGACAGGACGAACTTGATTCTGGATATTTTTGCGCAAAGAGCTGAAACTTCGTATGCAAGAACTCAGGTAGAATTGGCTCAGTGTCAATATTTGTTACCAAGACTTTCGGGTTTATGGACACACCTTGAACGTCAAAAAGGAGGTATTGGTATGCGTGGACCGGGAGAAACAGAGATCGAAACAGACAGACGTATTGTGCGTGACCGAATTTCGTTACTGAAAGATAAAATCAAAACGATTGACAAACAAATGAGTATTCAGAGAAGCAACCGTGGCGCAATGGTTCGTGTGGCTTTGGTTGGATATACCAACGTTGGAAAATCGACTTTGATGAATGCAATTGGTAAAAGTGATGTTTTTGTTGAGAACAAATTGTTTGCGACTTTAGATACAACGGTTCGAAAAGTGGTAATTAAAAACCTGCCATTTTTACTTTCAGATACTGTTGGTTTTATTAGAAAATTGCCGACACAATTGGTAGATTCTTTTAAAAGTACACTGGATGAGGTTCGTGAAGCCGATTTACTTTTGCATGTAGTAGACATTTCGCACCCGGATTTTGAGGATCATATAGAATCTGTAAACAAAACGCTTCAGGAAATTAAAAGCAATGATAAGCCAACAATTATGGTTTTTAATAAAATCGATGCTTACAAACACCTGACAATCGAAGAAGATGATTTGATTACCGAAAGAACCAGAAAACACTGGACACTTGACGAATGGAAACAAACTTGGATGAGTAATGTTGGAGAAGATAATGCATTGTTTATTTCGGCCAGAAACAAAGAGAATTTTGAAGAATTCAGAGAAGTTGTTTATGAAGCCGTTCGACAAATTCATATTACACGTTTTCCTTATAACAAATTCTTGTATCCTGATTATAAAGATGCAATTGAAAAAGAAGAAGAATAAACAGATATTTTAATAAGCGAAAAACTCCCAAAATTAACTTTTTGGGAGTTTTTTTATTTCTATTGGAATGAAAATTATGCTTTTTTCAATTCTAATTTTTCATCATCCGGAGAGGTATAAATATCATCAGATTCGCTTTCGTAAGGTTTGAAAGTTCCATCTGCAATTTTCTCTACCATGATAAGTTCTCCTTTATATTTCTTGAAAGAAATTTCTCTTCCATCGGTAGTTTTTACATTAAACTGATTCCCGTTAGGCCACATATAACCTGCATTATCAGTTCCTTCGTAAATTGAAATAGACGGAGAATAAGAATCAAGACTAACGATACTTCCACCACCGCTTGAAGCTGGTTTGAATCTTGTAAATTCAAAAGTTCCTGTAAAAATTTTCTTTTTATAGTAAGCTGTTCCTTTTAAAACAACAGCATATGCAGTTCTGGAATTTATAGTTTCAATTTTGTGTTTGAATTCAGTTTGATTAACAAACTTTAAAATTTGAAGATTCTTTTTAGCATTATCAGGCCACATACTCAAAAGTCCTGCTCCCTCTTTAGCAACCGCTAAATATTCTTCTGCTTTTGGGAAATTAACTTTAAAAATTTCAATTAAACTTAAATTCAGGTAGATAATTTTGTTAAGATCCTTGTCTTTAATTTTTCCGAATGTTTTTCCAATGAAACTTTTGTAATAGGTTTCCATTTCATCTAAATACTTGTCCTCAAATGATAATGCCTGAAGTTTAGCCAGTAATTCTTGTGTTTTAGTATTAAATTCTACTAATTCAGGAAAAGCTTCACATTTTTCAAAAACTCCGTAATTAAAAGTTAATTCAACATCGTTTTTAGTGATAAGATATCCATCTAATAAATCGTAAGCCTGTTGGCACAAAGCATTTGCCATTTCAGTTTCTTTTGCGCCTCCCTTAACTCTGTCTAAAGCTATTGTTCGGTTAACATTTGCCATCGTAATGATCTCATCGTTTTTTCCTAAAATTATAAAGTTAAGATCACCATTAACACTTGGTCTCCCTGTTGCATCGGCTTGATATTTTGAAGGAATAAAACCTACTAAAATCTTTAAATCTGGGCTGATAGAGTCAATTTGTTTGTCGTTTTTGTATTTGTCAAGAGTGATGTCTTTTTGAAAAGTTTCGTTTGGAAGAATAATCTCTCTTGATCTGTCCCATTTGTTAATTCCCTGAATAACGATATTGTATTTTTTAATAGAATTAAAATACTCTGATTTTGGAACCGGGATTGTGAATTTTTTAGTTTCCGTATCTGTTTTTTGAGCAATTACCGCTGCAGAAAATAGCAGGAATAACAAGGTAGTTTTGATTTGAGTCATGTATTTAAAATGTTTAGGATTGAGGCGCTAAAAATAATCTTTTTGAATTAAAATTATTCTATTTTTGTAAACAAATTTCTAATAAAAAAAAATCAATAAATCCTTAAAATAAACCCAATTATTAACAAATTAAACTATGAAAAAAATTACCCTACTAGGAATGTTATTACTTTCCGGTTTGTCTTTTGCCCAAAAGGTAGACTTAGATCGTTATTATTTTAATGTTAGCTATCAGGAGCTACCTAAGACGATTGTTCCTTACGAACAGAGAACTTACGCAACAAATATTATTACAGATGGACCAATCTCTAATTTATTTCCAAGTGCAAGAGTTTTAAACAATCAGCTTAACATATATGGCTGGAAAAAGGTTGAAGGCAAAGCTGATCTTACGGTAGATCTTAATCTGGCAGATTTCTACGAAGAAGGAACAACTGTAGAAACCAGAAAAGTGGAAGAGAAAGATAAAGACGGAAAAATAATCAAATCGTATAATATGTACACTTTGGTTACAACTTACAGAGGTAAAGGTTATGCAATAGTAAATGCTCCTGTTGTTGCAAAACCGGTAGTAGCGGCTGCACCTGTTGAAGCACCGGCAAAACCGGCAAACAGATTTTTGAAAAGTACAAATCAGGATGCTCCGGCTGCTGAAGCTCCTACGGGAAACACTTTGAAATTTAACTTCTCAGATCAATATGTTTACAAAACACCTGAAAATACTAGTCAGTCTTTCCTTGAAAGAGAGAATGCAAAAAACAGAGGTGTAAATTTAGAAAAGAGATTGAGAGAATATGTTGATAAAGCAATTAACTCGGCTAATACTCAGTTAAATTACAACTACGGTTTTAAACCTATTAGTTTCCAGGAACAATTATGGATTATGGATTCTAAAGAAGAAGAAGGCGCTATACAAAAAGAAGCTATTGAAGCGGTTAAAACACAGTTTGCTACTATGAAAGCAGATCAGCCTATTGATAAATTAACTGCCGATTTACAGCCTTTGATTGAATATTTTGAGTCTTTAAAAACAAAATATAAAGAAGATAATAAAGGAAGCAGAAAAATTAGATATTCAGCTTATTACAATTTAGGAAAAATCTATTTATACTTAGACCAGCCTGAAAAAACAATCAAAGAAGGAGAAGGTTTAATTGCAAACGATTACGATAAAGGAGATGGGAAAGATTTGATTTCAAGTGCCAAAAAATTAATCGAAAAATTTGATGCGGTACAACTTAGAACGAGACATAATCCGTCATTGTAATTTTTAAAGGAATACCAAAAAAGAGCTGTTCGTTTTTCAGAATGAACAGCTCTTTTTTTATGTTTTAAATCTTAAAATCCGAAGTTTACTCCTAAACCAAATACTTGTCTGGTTTGAAGTCCTCTGAAAGCATTATCATCATATATTGCCTGAAAAGCAAAATTTGCAGACAAGAATTTGTTGATTTTCATGATGATATTCAAAGAATAGTTGATATCTACATTTTGAGGATCTTCCAGATAATTAGAATATAAATTAAGTGTGTTTTCTGCCGTTACATTTGTCATAATGGCTAATTTATAATAAACTGATGCATAGAAAACCAGTTCGTATCGCATAGTTTTACCTTCATCAACACCAAAATAATCCCCATCAACATACGGTAAGCCTGTAAATCTGTCTATTCCGCTTGTATAAGCATTGTCTACAAACGTAAATTTTGAAGTTAAAGGGGCAAAATTTATTTTCAGATTTTCATCTTTAGACCAGTAAATACCAGGTCCAACAGTCAGATATCCAGGAGACATAAATTTAGTTTGTTCCGTTCTGATTTCTTTTCCGTTGGCATCCTGTCCGTAAATATATCCCGTTGTAAACTGAGTTCTAAAATTTAAGAAGAAAGAGTAATACCATTCGCCAAAAGCTCTTTTTCCCACGATTGAATTAAACTCTAAACGGTCATCTGTTTTTTTGCTGAAATCTGTATTTTTGGTTTGCAATAAACCATACGAAGCCAGTACTTTGTTATCCCAGGTAACATCGTCTTTTTTGTAATTGAAATCATAGTTTATACCTAAAGTTCCGGAAAAACTGTCTTCACCACCCGCTATCCAGTTGTTGAAGCTTGATTGGTTTAATAAAAGGGAGACTGTTCCTTTTGCTTTCCAGCCGTCTTTCTCAATTGTGTCATTGAGCTTTTTTACGGCTTTTTCGGTATTTTGGGCTAATTCTTTTTCGGTATTTTGGGACTGAACAAAAGTAAGGTTTGCTAAAACGAAGAGTAATAAAAAGATCTTTCTCATGGTATTTAGTTTAAGTGTATTATCAAATATACTAAAAACCAATCGAAAGATAAAGGTTCACCAGTGGTTATTGCAGGTTATTTCTTAGATTGTTTGTATAGAGGTACTGCAGAACAAGCCTCTCCGTACATGATGCTTCGTGCAAATTGCTGAAGATTATTTGCTGCTAAAATATAAGCACGCATTGGAACTGGTTTTCTGGAACAGCCCTTTACAATTACAGGTTTGTTTTCATAAACTGAATAATCAATTTTACTCAGAATTTCTTCGTAAAGGCTTGCATCAAGATCTTCGATAGTTCCGTTCACTACTTTTTTGGCAAAAGGAGCTAAATGTACTCCCACTAAAATTAATGCCCAAGCAGGAATAATAGCATCTGTACTGCAATTTACAGCAACATATTGATCTTGGTATTGCGACCAATCGTGATTTTTAAGGTGTTCTCTAAAGTCTTTTTCTTTCAATAAAAATCCTTCCAAAAGCCATTGCGAAATGTCAATCTGCACACGTATTCCTTTTGGATAATAATCTTCTAAATCAAAAACTTCTAAAGCACTATTGGCAACTTTATTGATGATTTCTTCCATGATTTTTCTAGTAAACAGTGGTCAGTTTTTTAGTATTCAGTAATTTCTGAACACTAAAAAACTAAATACTGAACACTTTTTATTAAAGCATTCCTAATTCTAATTTTGCTTCTTCGCTCATTAAATCTTTACTCCAAGGCGGATCGAAAGTAATTTCAACGTCGACATCTTTGATGTTTTCGATTGTTTTTACTTTTTCTTCAACTTCTCTTGGCAGACTTTCTGCAACAGGGCAGTTTGGTGAAGTAAGTGTCATAAGGATTTTTACTTCGTAATCTGTGTTTACCATTACGTCGTAGATTAATCCTAATTCGTAAATATCTACAGGAATCTCAGGATCGTAAATGCCTTTTAAAACTCTTACGATTGATTCTCCTAATTCGTTTGTGTCTATTTCTTGTTCCATTTTGTATTTGTTGTTTTTTACCATATAAGTGATATAAGTTCATTTAAAAACTAAACTTAGCCATTATGGTTTTATGTTTTATTTTAATCTTCTAGCCAGCGATATAATTCGTTGACATATGTTTTTTGACCTTCGTGATAAATGTTAGTAACATTAAAATTTATCATTAAACCAATTGGAGAGTTTAGAAGTTTCATGTAAGACATCAGTTTGGCTATATGTATCGGAATAATTTGATCAACAGCCTTTAATTCCAAAACCAAACAATTTTCAATAAACAAATCACACCTTAAATCTGATTCTAATTCCAAACCTTTATATTCAATTGGAATTTTTAATTCTGATTGAAAATTAATTCTTCTTAAAGATAATTCTTTAATCATACATTGATGATAAATATTTTCTAAAAGCCCTGCTCCAATTCTTTTATGAACTTCAATCGCTGCCCCATTAACCTGATAAATTAGCTCAGTTAAATATTTCTTTGTTATCATTTGCTTTTTTAAGCAATAATAGCGAAAAAAAAGAAAGGTAAAACCTACTTTTATTATTTTGCAAAAATAAGAAAAATTTAAGTTTTGCTTTAAATGAACTTATATCACTTATATGGTTTAATTAAAAAATTTAATTTTTGTTTTTTGCATCAAAAGCCAAAGCGTACATTTTGATGTTTTTGATCATCGAAACCAAACCGTTTGCACGTGTCGCCGATAAATGTTCTTTTAAGCCGATTTCATCTATAAAATCAGTATCTGCTTC is a window of Flavobacterium crocinum DNA encoding:
- the hflX gene encoding GTPase HflX, translating into MLEKEVINFERTVIVGIVTQNQSEEKLNEYLDELEFLTFTAGGEVIKRFSQKMERPNPKTFVGTGKIDDINLFVKENKISTVIFDDELTPSQQKNISRIIDCKILDRTNLILDIFAQRAETSYARTQVELAQCQYLLPRLSGLWTHLERQKGGIGMRGPGETEIETDRRIVRDRISLLKDKIKTIDKQMSIQRSNRGAMVRVALVGYTNVGKSTLMNAIGKSDVFVENKLFATLDTTVRKVVIKNLPFLLSDTVGFIRKLPTQLVDSFKSTLDEVREADLLLHVVDISHPDFEDHIESVNKTLQEIKSNDKPTIMVFNKIDAYKHLTIEEDDLITERTRKHWTLDEWKQTWMSNVGEDNALFISARNKENFEEFREVVYEAVRQIHITRFPYNKFLYPDYKDAIEKEEE
- a CDS encoding DUF3078 domain-containing protein — its product is MRKIFLLLFVLANLTFVQSQNTEKELAQNTEKAVKKLNDTIEKDGWKAKGTVSLLLNQSSFNNWIAGGEDSFSGTLGINYDFNYKKDDVTWDNKVLASYGLLQTKNTDFSKKTDDRLEFNSIVGKRAFGEWYYSFFLNFRTQFTTGYIYGQDANGKEIRTEQTKFMSPGYLTVGPGIYWSKDENLKINFAPLTSKFTFVDNAYTSGIDRFTGLPYVDGDYFGVDEGKTMRYELVFYASVYYKLAIMTNVTAENTLNLYSNYLEDPQNVDINYSLNIIMKINKFLSANFAFQAIYDDNAFRGLQTRQVFGLGVNFGF
- a CDS encoding DUF2480 family protein; translated protein: MEEIINKVANSALEVFDLEDYYPKGIRVQIDISQWLLEGFLLKEKDFREHLKNHDWSQYQDQYVAVNCSTDAIIPAWALILVGVHLAPFAKKVVNGTIEDLDASLYEEILSKIDYSVYENKPVIVKGCSRKPVPMRAYILAANNLQQFARSIMYGEACSAVPLYKQSKK
- a CDS encoding SUF system Fe-S cluster assembly protein, producing MEQEIDTNELGESIVRVLKGIYDPEIPVDIYELGLIYDVMVNTDYEVKILMTLTSPNCPVAESLPREVEEKVKTIENIKDVDVEITFDPPWSKDLMSEEAKLELGML
- a CDS encoding GxxExxY protein translates to MITKKYLTELIYQVNGAAIEVHKRIGAGLLENIYHQCMIKELSLRRINFQSELKIPIEYKGLELESDLRCDLFIENCLVLELKAVDQIIPIHIAKLMSYMKLLNSPIGLMINFNVTNIYHEGQKTYVNELYRWLED